The Pseudomonas sp. DG56-2 genome contains a region encoding:
- a CDS encoding bifunctional 2-polyprenyl-6-hydroxyphenol methylase/3-demethylubiquinol 3-O-methyltransferase UbiG: MSVPASYFEQLFAGNDDPWAFRTRWYEKRKREVLLTSLPRQHYARIFEPACANGELSAGLAERTANLVCQDLDNTAVHLARERLRPWHHAHVEKGCLPQDWPSGEFDLIVLSEIGYYLDPRQWLEVLQRARASLSSDGALLLCHWLHPIEGCPQTGQQAHELLAAHLTLHRQLRHEEADFLLEYWCVTPQIIDLDEPCP; the protein is encoded by the coding sequence ATGAGTGTACCCGCGAGCTATTTCGAACAACTATTTGCTGGCAACGATGATCCATGGGCATTTCGCACCCGCTGGTACGAGAAGCGCAAACGCGAGGTGCTGCTCACAAGCCTGCCGCGCCAGCATTACGCAAGAATATTCGAACCGGCATGCGCCAATGGTGAACTCAGTGCTGGACTGGCCGAGCGCACGGCAAACCTGGTGTGCCAAGACCTTGATAACACCGCCGTCCATCTGGCGAGGGAGCGCTTGCGCCCGTGGCACCATGCACACGTGGAAAAAGGCTGCCTGCCACAGGACTGGCCGAGCGGCGAATTCGATCTGATCGTGCTCAGCGAGATCGGTTACTACCTCGATCCGCGTCAGTGGCTGGAAGTATTGCAACGAGCGCGGGCGAGCTTGAGCAGCGACGGAGCCCTGTTGCTCTGCCACTGGCTACACCCGATCGAGGGCTGTCCTCAAACCGGTCAGCAGGCGCATGAACTGTTGGCAGCACACCTGACCCTGCACCGTCAGCTGCGCCACGAAGAGGCAGACTTTCTCCTCGAATACTGGTGCGTGACCCCCCAGATCATCGACCTCGACGAGCCTTGCCCATGA
- the pgm gene encoding phosphoglucomutase (alpha-D-glucose-1,6-bisphosphate-dependent): protein MKLSPLAGKPAPASVLVDIPRLLTAYYTGQPDPSIAAQRVAFGTSGHRGSSLDLSFNEHHVLAISQAICLYRQAKGIDGPLFVGADTHALSTPATASALQVLAANGVEVMLSKDDEYTPTPAVSHAIICYNRGRSSGLADGIVITPSHNPPQSGGFKYNPPNGGPADSDVTKWIESKANELLVAGLKDIKCIEHDQALRASTTHRHDYVSSYVADLENVIDFDVIRSANLRLGVDPLGGAGVRYWSAIAEHYKLNLEVVNTEVDPTFRFMCVDWDGQIRMDPSSPHAMQGLIGLRERFDVAFACDPDHDRHGIVTPNGLLAPNNYLAVAIDYLYQHRPQWRQDAAVGKTVVSSGLIDRVTARLGRHLYEVPVGFKFFADGLFDGSLGFGGEESAGASFLRKDGSVWTTDKDGLIPALLAAEITARTGRDPSQAYAELTAELGEPFATRVEAKANPQQKALLSKLAPEQVKSTALAGEPIEQILSHAPGNSQAIGGLKVMTANGWFAARPSGTEDIYKIYAESFIDEAHLQRLVAEAQELVDTAIA, encoded by the coding sequence ATGAAGCTCAGTCCTTTGGCAGGCAAACCGGCTCCAGCGTCCGTGCTGGTAGATATCCCGCGCCTGTTGACCGCCTACTACACCGGCCAACCCGATCCCAGCATCGCCGCTCAGCGCGTTGCATTCGGCACCTCCGGGCACCGGGGCAGTTCGTTGGACCTGAGCTTCAACGAACACCATGTATTGGCCATCAGCCAGGCTATTTGCCTGTATCGTCAAGCCAAGGGTATCGATGGTCCATTGTTTGTAGGCGCGGACACGCACGCGCTGTCGACCCCGGCAACGGCCAGTGCCTTGCAGGTGCTGGCAGCCAATGGCGTTGAAGTCATGTTGTCCAAGGATGACGAGTACACCCCGACCCCGGCAGTGTCCCACGCCATCATCTGCTACAACCGTGGGCGCAGCAGCGGCTTGGCCGATGGTATCGTCATCACGCCTTCGCACAACCCGCCACAAAGCGGTGGTTTCAAATACAACCCACCCAACGGTGGCCCGGCCGACAGCGACGTGACCAAATGGATTGAATCCAAGGCCAACGAGTTGCTCGTCGCGGGCCTGAAAGACATCAAGTGCATCGAGCACGATCAAGCGCTGCGGGCGAGCACCACGCATCGCCACGACTATGTCAGCAGCTACGTCGCCGACCTGGAAAACGTGATCGATTTCGACGTTATCCGCAGCGCCAACCTGCGGCTGGGTGTCGATCCTCTGGGCGGTGCTGGTGTGCGCTACTGGTCGGCGATTGCCGAGCACTACAAGTTGAATCTGGAAGTGGTCAACACTGAGGTCGATCCAACCTTCCGCTTCATGTGCGTGGATTGGGATGGCCAGATTCGCATGGACCCTTCCTCGCCTCACGCCATGCAAGGCCTGATCGGCCTGCGTGAGCGTTTTGACGTGGCGTTTGCCTGTGACCCGGACCATGACCGCCACGGTATCGTGACGCCGAACGGCCTGTTGGCGCCGAACAATTACCTGGCGGTGGCCATCGATTACCTGTATCAGCATCGCCCGCAGTGGCGCCAGGACGCAGCGGTCGGCAAGACTGTCGTGAGCAGCGGCCTTATCGATCGTGTGACTGCACGCCTGGGCCGTCACTTGTACGAAGTGCCTGTAGGGTTCAAGTTCTTTGCCGACGGCTTGTTCGACGGCAGCCTGGGCTTTGGCGGTGAAGAAAGTGCGGGTGCCTCGTTCCTGCGCAAAGACGGGAGTGTCTGGACCACCGACAAGGACGGCTTGATCCCGGCACTGCTGGCGGCGGAAATCACCGCACGTACCGGGCGCGATCCGAGTCAGGCCTATGCCGAGCTGACCGCTGAATTGGGTGAGCCTTTTGCTACCCGTGTTGAAGCCAAGGCCAATCCGCAGCAGAAGGCGCTGTTGAGCAAACTGGCACCGGAGCAGGTGAAGTCGACAGCGCTTGCCGGTGAGCCGATCGAGCAGATTCTCAGCCATGCACCAGGCAACAGCCAGGCTATCGGTGGCTTGAAGGTCATGACCGCCAATGGCTGGTTTGCGGCGCGCCCATCGGGTACTGAAGACATCTACAAGATCTATGCAGAAAGCTTCATTGACGAAGCGCATCTGCAGCGCTTGGTAGCCGAGGCTCAGGAACTGGTTGACACTGCTATCGCTTGA
- a CDS encoding Ku protein: protein MARAIWKGAISFGLVHIPVSLSTAISSDRVDFDWLDERSMDPVGYKRVNKVTGKEISREHIVKGVEYEKGRYVVISEEEIRKARPEATQTIDIFSFVDSAEIPLQQFDTPYYLSPDRRGGKVYALLRETLQSTSKVALAKVVLHTQQHLALLRPLEDALVMITLRWPQEVRSLDSLELDASVRDSSIDKRELQMAKRLVEDMSGTWSPDEYRNDFKETIMALVEEKARQGKIATVAPVEGEGEQKSADIIDLTELLKRSLGGRKAAAKKAPTSKKTSPPSKPRKKA from the coding sequence ATGGCCAGAGCTATCTGGAAAGGTGCCATCAGTTTTGGTTTGGTGCATATCCCGGTGTCATTGAGCACGGCAATCAGTAGCGACCGGGTCGATTTCGACTGGCTCGACGAGCGCAGCATGGACCCGGTTGGCTATAAACGCGTAAATAAGGTGACCGGCAAGGAAATTTCCCGCGAGCATATCGTCAAAGGCGTGGAGTACGAAAAAGGGCGCTATGTGGTGATCAGTGAAGAAGAGATCCGCAAGGCTCGCCCGGAGGCGACTCAGACCATTGATATCTTCTCGTTTGTCGACAGTGCCGAGATTCCCTTGCAGCAGTTCGATACACCTTACTACCTGAGCCCGGATCGGCGCGGTGGCAAGGTGTATGCCTTGTTGCGCGAAACCTTGCAGAGCACCAGTAAAGTGGCCTTGGCCAAGGTCGTTCTGCACACTCAGCAGCACCTGGCGCTTTTGCGCCCGCTTGAAGATGCGTTGGTAATGATCACGCTGCGTTGGCCACAGGAAGTGCGTAGCCTGGACAGCCTGGAGTTGGACGCCAGCGTGCGCGATTCGAGCATCGACAAACGCGAGTTGCAGATGGCTAAACGCTTGGTCGAGGATATGAGCGGTACCTGGAGCCCGGATGAATACCGCAACGACTTCAAGGAAACCATCATGGCCCTGGTCGAAGAAAAAGCCCGTCAGGGCAAGATCGCCACGGTGGCCCCAGTGGAAGGTGAAGGCGAGCAGAAAAGCGCAGACATCATCGACCTTACCGAACTGCTCAAACGCAGCTTGGGCGGGCGCAAGGCTGCGGCAAAAAAAGCCCCGACCAGTAAAAAGACCTCCCCACCCAGCAAGCCTCGGAAAAAAGCCTGA
- a CDS encoding PIG-L deacetylase family protein, which yields MTLRPPENPIQAPGTPLSHWQASPTLQAVPAIHLDQLVPEGSRLVVVAPHPDDEVLGCGGLLASLQGREHDLIVVSVSDGEASHPYSRHWTSERLRQQRPRESAEALRRLGLVMENLTWLRLGLADSAIANHERGLTERLVHLLRPGDRVLTTWRLDGHCDHEAVGRACARACERVGAQLIEVPIWAWHWARPDDPRLPWQRAQKLFLDSAVLALKRQAITAHTSQLQADGERPPVLDREALARLLQPFELVFT from the coding sequence ATGACCTTGCGTCCCCCCGAAAACCCGATCCAGGCACCCGGCACCCCGCTGTCACACTGGCAAGCATCGCCGACCCTTCAGGCGGTCCCGGCAATTCATCTCGACCAACTGGTTCCTGAAGGCTCGCGCCTGGTGGTAGTAGCGCCGCACCCGGACGATGAAGTACTGGGTTGTGGTGGCCTGCTGGCGAGCCTGCAAGGTCGGGAACATGACTTGATAGTGGTATCGGTCAGCGATGGCGAAGCCAGTCACCCGTACTCCCGGCACTGGACCAGCGAGCGCTTGCGCCAGCAACGCCCTCGAGAGAGCGCCGAAGCGTTGCGGCGCCTCGGACTGGTCATGGAAAACCTGACCTGGCTACGCCTGGGACTGGCAGACAGCGCCATAGCCAATCATGAACGGGGCCTGACTGAACGACTGGTTCACCTGTTACGCCCCGGCGACCGGGTGCTGACCACTTGGCGCCTTGATGGCCACTGCGATCACGAAGCAGTGGGACGGGCCTGTGCCAGGGCCTGCGAGCGCGTCGGGGCGCAACTGATTGAAGTGCCGATCTGGGCTTGGCACTGGGCACGACCAGACGACCCACGCCTACCCTGGCAGCGTGCACAAAAGCTGTTTCTCGACTCGGCTGTGCTGGCGCTCAAGCGCCAGGCCATCACCGCCCACACCAGCCAACTGCAAGCCGATGGAGAACGTCCCCCCGTATTGGATCGCGAAGCGTTGGCGCGTCTTCTGCAACCTTTTGAACTGGTGTTTACATGA
- a CDS encoding acyl-CoA dehydrogenase family protein, whose protein sequence is MNTPVPAAFLQQFAQRPLALSIDRQLQHCLQQCRENALDQLPLPGHGRTLQRWQVLAQVAGADLSLAKLFEGHTDALAIIHECGASHLDTSGTWGVWAAEPPTARVQISARNGNEVRLHGRKAWCSGALQIDHALLTAWDEQQRPYLVAVALNQPSLRIFNEGWQAVGMANTASVDVEFTDTPAQQVGSSGQYLSRPGFWHGGGGIAACWYGAAQALGGFLLEHCNSRNDPHAQAHLGAIDAALMGARAALRETAHWIDSHPGSNAEREVRRLRAQVESAATVVLNHVGRALGATPFCRDSHFARLSADLPVFLRQSHAERDLAELGRQLGNAADGGWHL, encoded by the coding sequence ATGAACACACCCGTCCCTGCCGCTTTTCTGCAGCAGTTCGCCCAGCGGCCGCTGGCCTTGAGCATCGACCGCCAACTGCAGCACTGTCTGCAGCAATGCCGCGAAAATGCCCTGGACCAACTGCCTCTGCCCGGCCATGGCCGCACCCTGCAACGCTGGCAAGTCCTGGCTCAGGTTGCCGGCGCCGACTTGAGCCTGGCCAAGTTGTTCGAAGGCCACACCGACGCGCTGGCAATCATCCATGAGTGCGGCGCCAGTCACCTGGACACTTCTGGCACTTGGGGCGTCTGGGCGGCCGAGCCGCCGACGGCGCGCGTGCAGATAAGTGCGCGCAACGGCAACGAAGTACGCTTGCATGGCCGCAAAGCGTGGTGTTCCGGGGCACTGCAGATTGACCATGCCCTGCTCACGGCATGGGATGAGCAGCAGCGACCCTACCTGGTGGCGGTAGCGTTGAATCAACCCTCATTGAGGATCTTCAACGAGGGCTGGCAGGCGGTAGGCATGGCTAACACGGCCAGTGTCGATGTTGAATTCACCGATACCCCGGCGCAACAGGTCGGCAGCAGCGGCCAGTACCTTTCACGCCCGGGCTTCTGGCACGGCGGTGGCGGTATTGCAGCCTGTTGGTACGGTGCCGCCCAGGCCCTTGGCGGATTCTTGCTGGAGCACTGCAACAGCCGCAACGACCCTCACGCCCAGGCCCACCTGGGCGCGATCGACGCCGCACTCATGGGCGCACGGGCGGCGCTGCGCGAAACTGCTCACTGGATCGACAGCCACCCTGGCAGCAATGCCGAACGTGAGGTGCGGCGTCTGCGTGCCCAGGTCGAGTCAGCCGCGACCGTGGTATTGAATCACGTCGGTCGCGCACTCGGCGCCACACCGTTCTGCCGCGACAGTCACTTTGCCCGCTTGAGCGCCGATCTACCGGTGTTCCTACGTCAAAGTCATGCTGAACGCGACCTGGCCGAGTTAGGCCGTCAACTCGGCAACGCTGCCGACGGAGGATGGCACCTATGA
- a CDS encoding glycosyltransferase family 2 protein yields MIAVIVPAHNEEQLLGACLQALTDAARAVSALGEPVQILVVLDDCSDASEIIALNHGVESLKVTARNVGHARRAGAALMLERGARWLAFTDADSCVPAHWLLCQLAFAADAVCGTVHVETWQPHQDSRLRERYLAHYQAREDHRHIHGANLGICARAYQQVGGFQALALDEDVQLVSDLQQCGAHIVWTARNSVSTSSRRDCKVRGGFGDFLNSLGDASAV; encoded by the coding sequence ATGATAGCCGTGATCGTTCCTGCCCATAACGAAGAACAACTGCTCGGCGCCTGCCTGCAAGCGCTGACCGACGCCGCTCGGGCAGTGTCGGCGCTGGGAGAGCCTGTGCAGATACTGGTAGTGCTGGACGATTGCAGCGACGCCAGTGAAATCATCGCACTCAACCATGGTGTGGAAAGCCTCAAGGTAACTGCGCGCAATGTCGGTCACGCTCGCCGCGCAGGGGCGGCATTGATGCTGGAAAGAGGTGCCCGTTGGCTGGCCTTTACCGATGCCGATAGCTGTGTGCCCGCGCATTGGTTGCTGTGTCAGTTGGCATTTGCCGCCGATGCTGTATGTGGCACCGTGCATGTCGAGACCTGGCAGCCACACCAGGACTCGCGGCTGCGCGAGCGCTATCTGGCTCATTATCAGGCGCGCGAGGATCATCGTCATATCCACGGTGCCAACCTCGGTATCTGCGCCCGGGCCTACCAGCAAGTGGGCGGCTTTCAAGCCCTGGCACTCGATGAGGATGTGCAACTGGTCAGCGACCTGCAGCAATGCGGCGCGCACATTGTCTGGACCGCCCGCAACAGCGTGTCCACCAGTAGCCGGCGCGATTGCAAAGTACGCGGTGGCTTTGGCGACTTTCTCAACAGCCTGGGCGATGCGTCGGCGGTGTAG
- the ligD gene encoding DNA ligase D: protein MAKPLQEYARKRNFDATPEPAGKHVAGKTPAHALQYCIQKHDASHLHYDFRLELDGTLKSWAIPKGPSLDPKVRRLAVHVEDHPLDYADFEGNIPEGHYGAGDVIVWDRGVWIPEEDPHKAYAKGKLRFRLQGEKLSGIWNLFRTHLAGKKEQWLLVKSDDAQARPQADYDILAAEPDSVLSERTLIDHKAKSVTKTKTPKKAQAKPANRALTAAKASPLPAELKPQLATLVESPPEGDWCYEVKFDGYRILARLDGDEVRLFTRNGHDWTRKLPRQAKALAKLGLQSAWLDGEMVVNNAEGIADFQALQNAFDEAQDEQIIYYLFDAPFLNGMDLRQCPLEQRREVLAAALEDADEQRLRFSADFTQAVQSLLDSACKMEIEGLIGKRLGSTYVSRRSSDWIKLKCKQRQEFVVVGYTDPKGSRQAFGALLLALHDADSGELRYAGKVGTGFNSQTLEHIHQRLVPLHTSKAQFVRAPTGAEAKGVHWLKPQLLAEVAFAQMTRDGVVRHSVFHGLRDDKPARDIALEQPVKNQSKHPSKHPALPSNLHLTHPERIIDASTGITKRQVAEYYAQVAPWILPHLQRRPVALVRAPDGLSGELFFQKNAAQLNIPDLESHDKAEAGQALMIIDKAQTLLGAVQMNTLELHTWNATAKNFDKPDRFVLDLDPDPALPWKAMLEATQLTLALLDELGLQSFLKTSGGKGMHIVVPLTRRADWDEVKSFSQAIVQHLAGLFPERLSAVSGPKNRVGRIFIDYLRNSKGATTVCAYSIRAREGLPVSVPIARAELTELKGANQWNLLNLGERLAEGTDPWADYGQVRQSISKNLRRRLGLD from the coding sequence ATGGCCAAGCCGCTGCAGGAGTACGCGCGCAAGCGCAATTTCGACGCCACCCCGGAACCCGCAGGCAAGCACGTTGCGGGTAAAACGCCTGCGCATGCCTTGCAGTACTGCATTCAAAAACACGACGCCAGCCATCTGCACTACGACTTTCGCCTGGAATTGGACGGCACCCTGAAAAGCTGGGCCATTCCCAAGGGCCCGTCGCTGGACCCCAAGGTCCGGCGCCTGGCGGTACACGTCGAAGACCATCCGCTGGACTATGCCGACTTCGAGGGCAACATCCCCGAAGGCCACTACGGTGCCGGTGATGTCATCGTCTGGGATCGCGGGGTGTGGATCCCTGAAGAAGATCCGCACAAGGCCTATGCCAAAGGCAAGCTGCGCTTTCGCCTGCAAGGTGAAAAGCTCTCCGGCATCTGGAATCTGTTTCGTACTCATCTGGCCGGCAAGAAAGAGCAGTGGCTGTTGGTCAAGTCCGATGACGCCCAGGCCCGCCCGCAAGCCGACTATGACATTCTCGCCGCTGAACCGGACAGTGTGCTCAGTGAGCGCACCCTGATCGATCACAAGGCCAAGTCAGTCACCAAGACCAAGACCCCAAAAAAAGCACAGGCCAAGCCTGCCAATCGAGCACTCACAGCCGCAAAGGCAAGCCCCCTGCCCGCCGAGCTCAAGCCTCAACTGGCGACGCTGGTTGAGTCCCCCCCGGAAGGTGACTGGTGCTACGAGGTGAAATTCGACGGCTACCGTATCCTCGCCCGTCTCGACGGCGACGAGGTGCGTCTGTTTACCCGTAACGGCCACGACTGGACCCGCAAACTGCCCAGGCAAGCCAAGGCGCTGGCCAAACTCGGCCTGCAATCAGCCTGGCTCGATGGCGAAATGGTGGTGAACAACGCCGAAGGTATTGCCGACTTTCAGGCCTTGCAGAATGCCTTCGACGAGGCTCAGGACGAGCAGATCATCTACTACCTGTTCGATGCGCCTTTTCTCAATGGCATGGACTTGCGTCAATGCCCATTGGAGCAACGCCGTGAGGTCCTGGCCGCAGCGCTGGAAGATGCCGACGAACAGCGCCTGCGCTTTAGCGCCGACTTCACCCAAGCGGTGCAATCGCTCCTCGACAGCGCTTGCAAAATGGAGATCGAAGGCTTGATCGGCAAACGTCTTGGCAGTACCTACGTGAGCCGCCGCAGCAGCGATTGGATCAAACTCAAGTGCAAGCAGCGCCAGGAGTTCGTGGTTGTGGGTTATACCGATCCGAAAGGCTCACGCCAGGCCTTTGGCGCCCTGCTGCTGGCTCTACACGATGCAGACAGCGGCGAGCTGCGCTACGCCGGTAAAGTCGGCACCGGGTTCAACAGCCAGACCCTCGAACACATTCACCAGCGCCTGGTACCGCTGCACACCAGCAAGGCGCAATTCGTCAGAGCGCCCACCGGCGCCGAGGCCAAGGGCGTGCACTGGCTCAAGCCACAGTTGCTGGCCGAAGTGGCCTTCGCGCAAATGACCCGCGACGGCGTGGTTCGCCATTCGGTATTCCATGGCCTGCGCGATGACAAACCAGCGCGCGACATTGCCCTGGAGCAACCTGTGAAAAATCAGTCGAAACACCCGTCGAAACACCCCGCCTTGCCCAGCAACCTGCACCTCACCCACCCTGAGCGCATCATTGATGCCAGCACGGGGATTACCAAGCGCCAAGTGGCGGAGTACTACGCGCAGGTAGCGCCCTGGATACTGCCGCATCTGCAGCGCAGGCCAGTAGCACTGGTGCGTGCCCCGGATGGTTTGTCCGGCGAACTGTTCTTTCAGAAAAATGCAGCGCAACTGAACATTCCCGACCTGGAAAGCCACGACAAGGCCGAAGCCGGCCAAGCACTGATGATCATCGACAAGGCACAGACTCTGCTCGGTGCGGTACAGATGAACACCCTTGAGTTGCACACCTGGAACGCCACGGCAAAGAACTTCGACAAGCCTGACCGTTTCGTGCTCGATCTGGACCCAGATCCGGCCCTGCCGTGGAAAGCCATGCTTGAGGCCACCCAGCTGACACTGGCGCTGCTTGATGAATTGGGCCTGCAATCGTTCCTCAAAACCAGTGGCGGCAAGGGTATGCACATTGTCGTACCGTTGACGCGTCGCGCAGACTGGGATGAGGTGAAAAGCTTCAGCCAGGCCATTGTCCAGCACTTGGCCGGACTGTTCCCGGAACGGCTGTCGGCGGTGTCCGGGCCAAAGAATCGCGTCGGACGGATCTTCATTGACTACCTGCGCAACAGCAAAGGCGCTACCACCGTGTGCGCCTACTCGATCCGCGCACGCGAAGGTTTGCCGGTGTCCGTACCCATTGCCCGAGCTGAACTGACCGAACTCAAAGGCGCTAACCAGTGGAATCTGCTTAACCTCGGCGAGCGTCTGGCAGAAGGCACAGATCCGTGGGCCGACTATGGCCAGGTCCGTCAGTCGATCAGCAAAAACCTGCGTCGCCGTCTGGGACTTGACTGA
- the yghX gene encoding YghX family hydrolase yields the protein MERLSAKDFAPELLELYDYYAHGQINRREFLDRAAAFTLAGMTASALLASLSPNYALADQVSFTDPEIVAEYVSYPSPKGHGQVRGYLVRPANAKGKVPGVVVVHENRGLNPYIEDVARRLAKAGFIALAPDGLSSVGGYPGNDDKGRELQAKVDPEKLMNDFFAAIDWLMGNDSTTGKVGITGFCYGGGVANAAAVAYPELGAAVPFYGRQADAKDVPKIKAPLLLHYGELDARINEGWPAYEQALKAAGKTYEAYFYPGANHGFHNDTTPRYDEAAANLAWDRTLAWFRRYLV from the coding sequence ATGGAACGTCTTAGTGCCAAAGACTTTGCCCCTGAACTGCTGGAACTTTACGATTACTACGCCCATGGCCAGATCAACCGCCGTGAGTTTCTCGACCGTGCGGCGGCGTTTACCCTGGCCGGGATGACAGCCAGTGCGCTGCTGGCATCCCTGAGTCCGAACTACGCGCTGGCCGACCAGGTTTCTTTCACCGACCCGGAAATCGTCGCCGAGTACGTCAGCTACCCGTCGCCCAAAGGCCATGGCCAGGTGCGTGGATATCTGGTACGCCCCGCCAACGCCAAGGGCAAGGTGCCCGGCGTTGTCGTGGTGCATGAAAATCGCGGCTTGAACCCCTATATCGAGGACGTCGCCAGACGCTTGGCCAAGGCCGGCTTCATCGCCCTGGCACCCGACGGCCTGAGCTCTGTGGGTGGCTACCCGGGGAATGACGACAAGGGGCGCGAGCTGCAAGCCAAGGTCGACCCGGAAAAGCTCATGAACGACTTCTTTGCGGCTATCGACTGGCTGATGGGTAACGACAGCACCACCGGTAAGGTCGGCATCACCGGCTTTTGCTATGGCGGGGGCGTGGCGAACGCTGCGGCCGTGGCGTATCCGGAACTGGGTGCGGCCGTACCGTTCTACGGCCGTCAGGCCGATGCCAAGGATGTGCCGAAAATCAAGGCGCCATTGCTCCTGCACTATGGAGAGCTCGATGCCCGCATCAATGAGGGATGGCCGGCTTACGAACAAGCCTTGAAGGCGGCCGGAAAGACCTACGAAGCGTATTTTTATCCCGGCGCCAATCACGGTTTTCACAACGACACGACCCCGCGTTACGACGAGGCAGCCGCCAATCTGGCGTGGGATCGGACACTGGCGTGGTTCCGGCGCTACTTGGTTTAG
- a CDS encoding SDR family oxidoreductase: MASDKSRNQYQMQNPLTQYPQPPFPAQSQAAPGLDQQMKPKPDHGEQSYQGFGRLKGRKALITGADSGIGRAVAIAFAREGADIVLNYLPVEQPDAREVITLIEAEGRRAIALPGDLKDEAFCRDLVDKAHEQLGGLDILVNVAGKQVARKEVGRISSEQFDATMKTNVYALFWLCQAAVPLMPAGATIINTASIQSYDPSATLLDYATTKAAIVAFTKALAKQVIERGIRVNAVAPGPIWTVLQPSGGQPDEKIPQFGGHTPMKRPGQPAECAPLYVLLACQESSYITGEIFGVTGGNPLP; the protein is encoded by the coding sequence ATGGCCAGCGACAAGTCCCGCAACCAGTACCAGATGCAGAATCCGCTCACCCAGTACCCGCAACCACCGTTTCCGGCGCAGTCGCAAGCAGCGCCGGGCCTGGACCAGCAGATGAAGCCCAAGCCCGACCACGGTGAGCAAAGCTATCAGGGCTTCGGGCGACTCAAGGGGCGCAAGGCTTTGATCACTGGCGCCGACTCCGGTATCGGCCGCGCGGTAGCAATCGCTTTTGCCCGCGAGGGTGCTGATATCGTCCTCAATTACCTCCCGGTCGAACAACCGGACGCTCGCGAAGTGATTACGCTCATCGAGGCCGAGGGCCGCCGCGCGATTGCCCTGCCAGGTGATTTGAAAGACGAGGCGTTTTGCCGGGATCTGGTCGATAAGGCCCATGAACAGCTTGGCGGACTGGATATTCTGGTAAACGTCGCTGGCAAACAGGTCGCTCGCAAGGAAGTAGGCCGCATCAGTAGCGAGCAATTTGATGCAACCATGAAGACCAACGTTTATGCGCTGTTCTGGTTGTGCCAGGCGGCAGTGCCGCTGATGCCGGCGGGGGCGACCATTATTAATACCGCTTCGATCCAGTCCTACGATCCTTCGGCTACCTTGCTCGACTACGCCACCACCAAAGCGGCCATCGTTGCCTTTACCAAAGCGTTGGCCAAGCAGGTTATCGAGCGGGGAATTCGTGTCAACGCCGTAGCCCCAGGGCCGATCTGGACGGTGCTGCAGCCCAGTGGTGGTCAGCCCGACGAGAAGATCCCGCAGTTCGGCGGACATACACCGATGAAGCGTCCAGGCCAGCCCGCGGAATGCGCACCGCTCTATGTGCTGTTGGCCTGCCAGGAGTCGAGCTACATTACCGGTGAGATATTCGGGGTTACCGGGGGCAATCCATTGCCCTGA
- a CDS encoding SDR family oxidoreductase has protein sequence MRTMVIGASKGLGRALIEGLGEAGDTLIGVSRSRPEGLIAQAGVEVQWFEADLAKPRDAARQLEWAVEEQGLDTLIYNLGIWESRAFTPEYNFIEDDDDQIEAIVSCNISATLLVIKRLLPTLLKSARPRIILTGSTSGLTQSGRPEVAFGASKFALRGIADALREGYRQQHLGVTCLNLGYLNTDDTLGTAREVAAQHGEGQLIPVHDVVQVVRMALSLSCASFVRELTLPAILDERF, from the coding sequence ATGAGAACCATGGTAATAGGGGCCAGCAAGGGCTTGGGCAGGGCCTTGATCGAGGGATTGGGCGAGGCCGGCGACACGCTCATTGGCGTGTCACGCAGCAGGCCCGAGGGGCTGATTGCGCAAGCCGGCGTCGAGGTGCAATGGTTTGAGGCCGATCTGGCGAAACCGCGCGACGCCGCCAGGCAACTTGAGTGGGCGGTGGAGGAGCAGGGACTCGATACTCTGATCTACAACCTGGGCATCTGGGAGTCGCGCGCGTTCACACCCGAGTACAACTTTATCGAGGATGACGATGATCAGATCGAAGCCATCGTCAGCTGTAACATCAGCGCCACCCTTCTAGTCATCAAGCGCCTGCTGCCGACGCTACTGAAAAGTGCGCGACCGCGCATCATCCTCACCGGTTCGACATCGGGGCTTACCCAGAGCGGGCGTCCTGAGGTAGCTTTTGGCGCGTCAAAATTCGCCTTGCGCGGCATCGCCGATGCCCTGCGCGAAGGCTATCGTCAGCAGCACCTGGGCGTTACCTGCCTGAACCTGGGCTACTTGAACACCGACGATACCCTGGGTACCGCTCGTGAGGTAGCGGCACAACACGGTGAGGGGCAACTGATCCCGGTCCATGATGTTGTTCAAGTAGTGCGCATGGCCTTAAGCCTGTCGTGCGCAAGTTTCGTCAGGGAGCTGACGTTGCCGGCAATACTCGACGAACGCTTCTGA